The Pseudomonas fluorescens nucleotide sequence CAGCCACCTGATGCCCGAACACCTCGAGCGTAGGCGCCTGGGCCTGGCGCCAGTCGATGTGCTGGTGGTTGCGCCGAGCCAGCCGCTGGACGAGATCGCCGCCCGCCACCGGCGTGAGTTGCCGGCGGCCCTGCGCTTGTTCCTGCGTGGCCCGGGGGCGACCAAGACCAGCGGCGCCGGGGTGCTCAGCTACCTGCTGTTCGAGGCCGGCTACTGCAGCGAACTGATCGAGCTCGGGCGCCACGACGCCTTGGCCAAGCGCCGCGAACTGTGTGGCTTCCTGGGCCTGCCGGCGCCCAACTGAAGCGGCTTACTCGGCGATCTGCAGCTTGCGTGCCTCGGTGTACACGTAGCGCACCTTCTCGTACTCGAACGGCGAGTTCAGCTGGCCATAGCGGAAGCTGGTGGTATAGCGCTTGTCGATACCGCGCAGTACCCACAGTTCCGGGTGGTTGCTGCTGACCTCGGCGACATTGAGGAAGTTGATCCAGTTCTCGGCGCTGTAGTCCACCGCCAGGCCACCGGTATCGCGCAGGTTCGACGGGCCGAGGATCGGCAGCATCAGGTATGGGCCATCAGGCACACCGTAGAAGCCCAGGGTCTGGCCGAAGTCTTCGCTCTGGTGCGGCAGGCCCATCTTGCTGGCCGGGTCCCACAGGCCGGCGACACCAATGGTGGTATTGAGCAGCAGGCGTGCGGTGATTTCCATCGAGCGCTTGCCCTTGAACTGCAGCAGGCTGTTGAGCAGGTTCGGCACATCGCCGACGTTGCTGAAGAAGTTACTCACGCCGCTGCGTACAAAGTGCGGGGTGATGTAGCGGTAGCCGTTGACCACTGGCAGGAACACCCATTGGTCGAAGCGGTAGTTGAAGTGGTAGATACGCCGGTTCATCGACTCCAGCGGGTCATAGACGTTCAGCGCCGCCAGGGTCGAGCGCTCGAACTCGCGCTGGTCGAGACCGGGGTTGAACTTGAGCGCCTTGAGCGGTTCGGTGAAGCCATCGGTATCGACCGGATCGGCTTCAATCACGCTGGCACGCGGCGCAGTTTCTTCGGCGGCCTGGGCCAGGCCACAGGCCAGCAGCGCGCTAATAATCAGTAGGCGTTTAACCACGGAAAAACTCCAGCATGTCGTCGCTGTTGACGCGGTAATTGAGGTTGCCGCAATGGCCGCCGTGGGGGTACAGGGTCAGGCGGTCACCAAAGGCGCTACGCAGGAAACCCAGGTCGCCGGGGCCGAGGATGACGTCGTCGGCGTTGTGCATCACGGCGATTTTCGGGCTCTTTTGCAGATAGTCCTTGAGGGCGTAGAGGCTCACCTGGTCGACCAGTTGCAGCAAGCTGCCACCGTCGGTGCGGGCGCGCCAGGTGGGGATCACCTGCTCGGTCAGGTAGCAGTCGAAGTCGCATTGCAGGGCGCGCTTGAAGAACGGTGTGAGGCTGCTGCCTTCGGTGATCGGGTACTTGGGCGGAATGATCAGGCCGCGGCGGTTGATCAGGTCGGAGGTAAAGGCGATGTCGGCCGCCGAGAAGCGGAACGAGGTGCCGATGATCATCGCCATCTGTTCATTGGACAGGTGCTGGCGCGACTGCTGGAAGTCATAGAGCAGGGCATCGTTGAGATCGATGTAGCCCTTCTGCTGGAAGTAGCGGGTCAACTTGTTGAGTACCAGCTCGTAGAAGGTGGTGCTGTTGTTCACGCCCTTGACCTCGGTCTGCACCAGCTTGTCGAGGTTGCTGATCGAGGTGTAGAGGTTGACCGGTGGGTTGAGCAGCAGCACGCGCTTGAAGTTGAAGCTGCGCCGGGTTTCGTCCAGGTGGCTGACGAAGGCCGCGTCCAGGGCGCCGAGGCTGTAGCCGCTGAGGTAGTACTCGCTGACCGGTAGGCGCGGGTGCTGGGCGCGCACGCCCTGCATGACCCGGTAGAGGTCTTCGGCGTCTTCGCTGCTGACCCCGGGGGTGGCGTAGCGCGAGGCGGCGGTGATGAAGTCGAAGCTGGTTGGCGACGACAGCTGCACCACGTGGTAGCCGGCCTTGTAGTAGAGCTTCTTCAGGTATTCGTTGATGCTGCTGGAGTAGGGCGCACCAGTGCCGGCGATCAGGAAGATCAGCGGCGCTTCGTGGTCCTGGCGGGCCAGGCGGTACTTGAGCTGCTTCACCGCCCAGAAATTGTCGGGCAGGGTGAAGGCCCGTTCCGGGCGCATGTTCAGGCTGTAGTCGGACTGGGTGATGTCGTCGTCGCTGGGCAGCTCCGGGCGTAGCTCCGGCGGCGTCGTGGCAATCGTCGCCTCGAACGGGTTGGTCAACGGATAGCCATAACTGGCAGCGTCGATGGTTTGTGCCCAAGCGCACGCACTCGAGATAAAGCCACCCAACAGGGCAGCGAGGCGCAGAGAACGAAGCATGACGGATCCCCAAAAATGCAGCAGCAAAGTGCGTTACGCAGGCTAGGACCATGGTGGCCCCGGCAAAGTTGCCTGGCGCTCCGGCATTTATCGTCCCAGATGTTGCCGCCGTCCATTGAGGATTCGCAACAATTGGTTCCATTTATCTACAGGACAAAGTAGCTGAGGCTGGCGCTTTTGCCTTGCATAGACGCCCCGGACGATTATGCTGGGCGCCGATTTTCATGTTTCTGGAGTGTCGCATGTCCCGCCGTTTACCGCTGATCGCTTTGCTGGTTTTCCTGCCCTTGTGGCTGGCGGCGAGCTATGGGCTGCGTTATGTGCTGATGGAAGATGCCCACTGGGTGGCGACCTGCGCCGACCAGGCACAACTGTGGGGCTGCCAGGCGCGCTCGGTGATGGGCTTGATGATTCACTTCAGGGTGCTGGCCTGGTCGGCTTTGGGTCTGGCGCTGCTGGCCATGCTGGTGCCGGGGCGCGCCGGCTGGCGCCTGGCGGTGGCGGCACTGGTGTGCGGGATTCCGGCGCTGGTGTTGTACACCGCAAGCATTGCCGTGTTTGCCGTGGTGCTGGCGGGGTTGCGGCTGGTACGGCGTTAGTTGTCTTATCGCGGGTCAAGTCGAGTCGTCGCACCGCCGCTCCCACAGTGATCTCTGTGGGAGCGGCGGTGCGGCGATCCGACTTGACCCGCGATGGCTCACTGCTGAACCCGAACCCTCAAGCTACGCCACAATGCCGCCACCATCAGCACGCTCACCCCGGCCCAGACCAGTGCCTGCTGGTTGCTCAGCCCTTCACAGAACAACTGCGGGGCAATGCCGCCACCGATGATCAACGCCAGCAAAGCCGCTTCGGCCCGGCGTGCCGCTACCGGCCGCAGCAGGTACACCACCGCCGGCAACAGCAAGGCCGGGCTCGGGAAGCTGCGATAGCGTGGGTCGAACACCAGCGCCAGCATACTCACCGCCGCCGCGAAACCGGCCGCCAGCAACCACCAGCCGGCACGCGCTTCAAGCCAGGCAAAGGCCCGCTCGCGCCAGCCCTGGCGCTGCGCCAGGGCCAGGGCCGCATGGGCCAGCACCAGCAAGTTCAGGCCCACCAGCAAAATCGCCCATAGCCATTCACCGGCAAAGCGGCTGTTGATACGCAGTTGCTCGCCCCACAGGCCCAGGCTGGCTGCACCCAGTGCCGCCAGCAGTGGCAACAGCAAGGCGCTGCGGGTGCCGCGCACGCGCCCGGCGAGCAGCAGAGTGGCGGCGAACAGCGCCACGCCAACGCCCAGCCACTCTGGCCAGAACGCCAGGTTACTCACCGGACCTTCAAGAATGCCCTTGTCATGGCGGTCGGCGTCATACAGGCCCCAATAGCCGCCCACGGCGCCTTCGCTGGCACGCTTCCAGGGTTGGTCGAAGGCTTCAATCAGGTTGTACTTCCAGCCCTGCTGTTCGGCCATGGCAACAAAACCACGGATGAAACGCGCCTCGTTGACCCGGCTGGGCAGGGCGGTTTCGCGCTGGCGGCCTTCGCTCGGCCAGCCGGTTTCACCAATGACGATATCCTT carries:
- a CDS encoding MlaA family lipoprotein, with the translated sequence MVKRLLIISALLACGLAQAAEETAPRASVIEADPVDTDGFTEPLKALKFNPGLDQREFERSTLAALNVYDPLESMNRRIYHFNYRFDQWVFLPVVNGYRYITPHFVRSGVSNFFSNVGDVPNLLNSLLQFKGKRSMEITARLLLNTTIGVAGLWDPASKMGLPHQSEDFGQTLGFYGVPDGPYLMLPILGPSNLRDTGGLAVDYSAENWINFLNVAEVSSNHPELWVLRGIDKRYTTSFRYGQLNSPFEYEKVRYVYTEARKLQIAE
- a CDS encoding beta-1,6-glucan synthase, whose product is MPSTARFPLLPYLFACLLGLFALGGLWYGLGKPVVLPDAASASHKLQCASYTPFDKDQSPFDQPFQLRPARMDADLALLAQRFECIRTYSMTGLEAIPDLARKHGLKVMLGAWINANPVDSQKEVKALIASANANPDVVKAVIVGNETLLRKEVTGPQLAALINQVKSQVSVPVTYADVWEFWLQHPQIAPTVDFLTIHLLPYWEDEPKSIDDALVHVGEIRQVFGNRFAPKDIVIGETGWPSEGRQRETALPSRVNEARFIRGFVAMAEQQGWKYNLIEAFDQPWKRASEGAVGGYWGLYDADRHDKGILEGPVSNLAFWPEWLGVGVALFAATLLLAGRVRGTRSALLLPLLAALGAASLGLWGEQLRINSRFAGEWLWAILLVGLNLLVLAHAALALAQRQGWRERAFAWLEARAGWWLLAAGFAAAVSMLALVFDPRYRSFPSPALLLPAVVYLLRPVAARRAEAALLALIIGGGIAPQLFCEGLSNQQALVWAGVSVLMVAALWRSLRVRVQQ